One genomic segment of Salmo trutta chromosome 8, fSalTru1.1, whole genome shotgun sequence includes these proteins:
- the LOC115199186 gene encoding LOW QUALITY PROTEIN: proline-rich extensin-like protein EPR1 (The sequence of the model RefSeq protein was modified relative to this genomic sequence to represent the inferred CDS: substituted 2 bases at 2 genomic stop codons), which yields MGETVGMERRNDFIHLLTTPPTDPPLQPPLQPPHNKPPLQPPPTAPPYRPPLQPPPTAPPTDPLTDPPYSPPLQPPYSPPLQPPLTAPPYSPPLQPPLQPPPYSPPLQPPLTAPPTAPPYSPPYSPPYSPPYRPPLQPPPTAPPLQTPPTAPPYSPPLQTRPYSPPYSPPLQPPLQPPHSPPYSPPYSPPTAPPTAPPTAPPTAPPTAPPTAPPQQTPLQPPPTAPPTAPPTAAPTAPPYRPPYSPPLQPPXSRPYSPPLQPPPYSPPLQPPLQTPLTAPLQPPPTAPPYSPPYSPPYSPPTTNPPYSPPYRPPTAPPTAPLQPPYTPPTAAPTAPPYRPPYSPPYSPPXSRPYSPPLQPPPYSPPLQPPLQTPLQPPYSPPLQPPLQPPPTAPPTAPPTAPPQQTPPTAPPTDPPTAPPTAAPTAPPYRPPYSPPYSPPYSRPYSPSYSRPYSPPYSPPPTAPLQPPPTAPPTAPPTDPPYRPPYSRPIHTLRGQLFTEREDVPGCQGYGVINLTSCFPCPTLRWRKDVSDR from the exons ATGGGGGAGACtgtggggatggagaggagg AATGACTTCATCCATCTTCTTACGACCCCCCCTACAGACCCCCCCCTACAGCCCCCCCTACAGCCCCCCCACAACAAACCCCCCCTACAGCCCCCCCCTACAGCCCCCCCCTACAGACCCCCCCTACAGCCCCCCCCTACAGCCCCCCCTACAGACCCCCTTACAGACCCCCCCTACAGCCCCCCCCTACAGCCCCCTTACAGCCCCCCCCTACAGCCCCCCCTTACAGCCCCCCCTTACAGCCCCCCCCTACAGCCCCCCCTACAGCCCCCCCCTTACAGCCCCCCCCTACAGCCCCCCCTTACAGCCCCCCCTACAGCCCCCCCCTACAGCCCCCCTTACAGCCCCCCCTACAGCCCCCCCTACAGACCCCCCCTACAGCCCCCCCCTACAGCCCCCCCCCTACAGACCCCCCCTACAGCCCCCCCCTACAGCCCCCCCCTACAGACCCGCCCCTACAGCCCCCCCTACAGCCCCCCCCTACAGCCCCCCCTACAGCCCCCCCACAGCCCCCCCTACAGCCCCCCCTACAGCCCCCCTACAGCCCCCCCTACAGCCCCCCCTACAGCACCCCCTACAGCCCCCCCTACAGCCCCCCCTACAGCCCCCCCACAACAAACCCCCCTACAGCCCCCCCCTACCGCCCCCCCTACAGCCCCCCCTACAGCCGCCCCTACAGCCCCACCCTACAGACCCCCCTACAGCCCCCCCCTACAGCCCCCCTAAAGCCGCCCCTACAGCCCCCCCCTACAGCCCCCCCCCTACAGCCCCCCCCTACAGCCCCCCCTACAGACCCCCCTAACAGCCCCCCTACAGCCCCCCCCTACAGCCCCCCCATACAGCCCCCCCTACAGCCCCCCCTACAGCCCCCCCACAACAAACCCCCCCTACAGCCCCCCCTACAGACCCCCTACAGCCCCCCCTACAGCCCCCCTACAGCCCCCCTACA CCCCCCCTACAGCCGCCCCTACAGCCCCACCCTACAGACCCCCCTACAGCCCCCCCTACAGCCCCCCCTAAAGCCGCCCCTACAGCCCCCCCCTACAGCCCCCCCCCTACAGCCCCCCCCTACAGCCCCCCCTACAGACCCCCCTACAGCCCCCCTACAGCCCCCCCCTACAGCCCCCCCTACAGCCGCCCCCTACAGCCCCCCCTACAGCCCCCCCTACAGCCCCCCCACAACAAACCCCCCCTACAGCCCCCCCTACAGACCCCCCTACAGCCCCCCCTACAGCCGCCCCTACAGCCCCACCCTACAGACCCCCCTACAGCCCCCCCTACAGCCCCCCCTACAGCCGCCCCTACAGCCCCTCCTACAGCCGCCCCTACAGCCCCCCCTACAGCCCCCCCCCTACAGCCCCCCTACAGCCCCCCCCTACAGCCCCCCCTACAGCCCCCCCCACAGACCCCCCCTACAGACCCCCCTACAGCCGCCCAATACACACCCTGCGTGGCCAGCTCTTCACGGAGCGAGAGGACGTTCCTGGTTGTCAGGGATACGGCGTTATCAATCTAACTTCCTGTTTCCCCTGCCCCACGTTACGCTGGCGGAAAGATGTCTCGGACCGCTGA
- the nppcl2 gene encoding C-type natriuretic peptide 2 encodes MAASSSSSPSTFTLLLFLILLSSPSLSVESRLSSQPSPRPSPRKHDTQVLDNLFSAQLRSLILNQPDITSEGSTSGPSHSYHHPSQGLAGPRMGASPVVPRLFLDFLRQQRMFRGRSRKSATARGCFGMKVDRIGSISGLGC; translated from the exons ATGGCTGCTTCATCTTCATCTTCTCCTTCCACCTTTACCCTtcttctcttcctcatcctcctctcctctccgtcacTGAGTGTGGAGTCTCGACTCTCGTCCCAACCCTCGCCCCGACCGTCACCTCGGAAACACGACACACAG GTACTAGATAATCTCTTCAGCGCTCAGCTCCGCTCTCTGATCCTCAACCAACCAGACATCACCTCTGAAGGTTCCACTTCTGGCCCCTCCCATTCCTACCATCATCCCTCCCAGGGATTGGCTGGTCCCCGTATGGGGGCGAGTCCTGTGGTCCCCAGGTTGTTCCTAGACTTCCTGCGCCAACAGAGGATGTTCCGTGGGCGGAGCAGGAAGAGCGCCACCGCCAGGGGATGCTTCGGCATGAAGGTAGACCGCATCGGATCCATCAGCGGTCTGGGATGCTGA